GATTGTACATACTGATACTAGGCAAGGGCACACTGTATTGACTTAGCCTGAAACATCCAATAAGAAAGCAGAGGCCTCAAAGGGCTATTTATTTTAGACAACCTCTGATCTTTTTCTACACAAACACGATGGTGATAATCCTTTAGGACTGTGTGTAATTCTTATTGTTAAAATTCTAGCTTCCTGAAAGCATACTGATGCTCAGTGATGTTTTCCAAATTTTCTATTTAGAAATGAAAGTTTAATCGCATACAGCAATGAAGAAATAGTACTATTAGAAAAATTAATGTTGTGGTGCATTTTATTGGATTATAATTGATCTTTTTGAAAAGACTTTTAGTATTTAATCCAAATAGGTATCAGGAATTTCAGTTTTTACTGGAGTTGTGAGTTATATTATTTAAAGTAAATTATGTAGCCATAACAGAAGTAATTAGGATAAAAATATCACCCTAATTACTGTGTATGCAAACAGTGGTAGAGGAGGAACATATGAATTTAAAGTGTCCTGCCAGTGAGTTCCATTTTTCACATTTTTGAGATTGCCATTGTGTGCACTCCttctttataatatattttactttttttgttttaaatgtttctgTCATATGTGTCCTTTGGTCTGATTCCATTAAAATGcttttttcttacatattttctGTACAGTTCAGAAATGTTATGAAGAGGCTTTAAGCGTAATTATATGAACACAGATAGGTAAATTTAGGTTCTCGAATAAATGCATTTCATAGAAGAACCCTAGGCAGtactaattttattattttcaaagcaCTCTGACCTTGATGTGTAAGGAGAAAAGTATGTAATGTACTAATAATCTAATGAGGTAGCACCTATGTGTGAAAGGTATCCTAATTATTCATATCATGAGCTAATGAATAATACAGGTTATATTACAAACAGTATACAGACAGGCTTAGCTCTATTACGTTATAGAATTTGGTCTGATCCATAAAAAAGGTATCAGGATAAAAAGGAGATATTGCTTCCGATTAAGATGCTTGAATTAACCGTATGTTGTACAGTTCATAATATGCATGGGCTAGAATTATATCAGCATCATTAGATATGGAACCTTTAGTGCAAAAAGAAGAATGAGATAAAAAGGACCTTCAGGCTTTTTACTTGTGAGACATCATCAACAAGACAGTAGTAAGGGGAAACATATCTTCTGCACTGCAGATTTGATTATGTCTAAATTCATGTTTGCTGGTTCATAAGCACTGACTTTGTtggatttgaaaaataaaaacctgacaaatacagaggcaaatgcttgcaggcaaccactggactgagaacagggtacccaatggaggagtcagaaaaaagactgaaggagctgaaggggtttgcagacccatagaaagaacaacaatacaaccAACCAGACAGTCACActgcagctcccagggactaaaccaccaaccaaagagtacatatggctcaaagccacatttgtagcagaggatggccttgtggggggcgggcatcagtgggaggagaggcccttggtcctgtgaaggcttgatttccccagtgtaggggaatgccagggtttaggggagggagtgagtgggtgggtgggtgagagagcagcttcatagaagcagggggagggaggatgggatagggggtttctggaggggaaaccagaaaaggggatagcatttgaaatgtatataaagagaatatccaataaaagaaaagaaaaaaattaaaagaaaaataaaaaccttttttTCTAGAAGCTCTAATTTTAATCTCTATCACTAGAATTGAATGGTAAATTATTTTAACCTAGTAAAGAGCTCCTCAGTTTAAAGAAAGCTTTGTCATTTGTCTTTATAGTTTTTACCTTCTAAAAtactcttttttcctttattggataatttccttatttacatttcaaaagatgTCCCCTTTCCAGGTATCCCCTCTTCaagcccccatcccacccctctgctcctgcttctatgagggtgcttccccacccacttcctccctcctccctgccctggcgttccccaacactggggcatcaagtcttccctggaccaagggcctctcccccCTCGATGCatggcaatgccatcctctgccacatatgcagctggagccatgggttgcttcaTAAggattctttgattggtggtttagtccctgggagctctaggagtctggttggttggttggtattgttcttatggggttgcaaaccccttcagcttcttcagtcctttttctaaatcctccactggggaccccgtactcagttcaatggtttgcttcgAGCacccgcctctgtatttgtcaagttctggcagagcctttcaggtcactcagggtcctgtcagcatgtacttcttggcatctgcaaaaGTGTCCTGGTTTGGTGACTTTTGACCTTTTTCATTCCCTGTTCTCCCTCCAAACACTCCCATGTACAGCCTCCTTCACTCTCTTTCAAAGTCGTGGCCTCTTTTCCATCAGTTGTTATTGAATGCCTATATGTATTTGAAtaaacatatattcctaaataaaaCCTATTGaatccaaacaaagaaaaataaaaataaaaaacaataaatggCATTTGCTTAACAGTATTGTCCCTACCCCTCTTTCTTTGCTCCTAGATTAAGAAGAAACAGCAAGATGTGCTTTGTTTCTTAGAAGCCAACAAAATAGGATTTGAAGAAAAAGATATTGCAGCTAATGAAGAGAATCGAAAGTGGATGAGAGAAAATGTACCTGAAGACAGTCGACCACCCACAGGGTACCCGTTGCCACCTCAGATTTTCAATGAAAGCCAGTACCGTGGGGTAAGGAAGCAATTTAATTTCTTGTTTATTAAAATAGATTGTTTTAAATGAACTTACACCTTTCATTTTAACCTTCAAGCCTATGTGTAGTTATTTCTTCTGTACAGTTTTTTGCCCTCTGTATGGACCCTAAGTAGCTACATAGTATTTTGCTTTCTAGGatcaaaatttaaatgaacaaACAGAGCATGTGAATGTATAAGGGCAGACATTGGATGTACTGTTGGctttatatttcttcattttggtTCCAACCACATCAACACAGATAACCATGCCTGATTGTTTGCTGTCATTTAGATCCTCTCACAGCCTTTTTCCAGATGTAGTTGTGCCACCAGAAGTTCCTCTGCTGTGGAACTTCCTCTTTGATGAGCAGTCCTGTTCTTCCCTCTGAGTTTTCCTTTCTCAGTCTAGCTATTATTTTGGAGACAGctggggctggcctcatactccaGTGTTGCTGAGATGAACCTGTACTCCTGATCCTTCTCACTTAATctctgattgctgggattacagagacTTTCTTCTACACCAGGCTTAGAACAAATGTTTTCAGAGGCACCTCTATATCACTGGTTTATATAAGACTAAAGAGGATATCTTTTCTTAGAG
The window above is part of the Rattus norvegicus strain BN/NHsdMcwi chromosome X, GRCr8, whole genome shotgun sequence genome. Proteins encoded here:
- the Sh3bgrl1 gene encoding SH3 domain-binding glutamic acid-rich-like protein, which gives rise to MVIHVYIASSSGSTAIKKKQQDVLCFLEANKIGFEEKDIAANEENRKWMRENVPEDSRPPTGYPLPPQIFNESQYRGDYDAFFEARENNAVYAFLGLTAPPGSKEAEAQAKQQA